In Rosa chinensis cultivar Old Blush chromosome 1, RchiOBHm-V2, whole genome shotgun sequence, a genomic segment contains:
- the LOC112184283 gene encoding cytochrome b5, with the protein MASDPKVHVFEEVAKHNQTKDCWLVISGKVYDVTPFMDDHPGGDEVLLSATGKDATNDFEDVGHSDAAREMMDKYYIGEIDPSTVPLKRTYIPPPQTQYNPDKTSEFVIKILQFLVPLLILGLAFAVRHFTKKE; encoded by the exons ATGGCTTCAGATCCGAAGGTTCACGTGTTTGAAGAGGTGGCCAAGCACAACCAGACCAAAGATTGCTGGCTTGTTATTTCTGGGAAG GTGTACGATGTAACCCCTTTCATGGATGATCATCCCGGAGGAGATGAAGTTCTGCTATCTGCAACAG GGAAAGACGCAACAAATGATTTTGAAGATGTTGGTCATAGTGATGCTGCCAGAGAAATGATGGACAAGTACTACATTGGAGAGATTGATCCATCAACTGTCCCATTAAAACGGACTTACATTCCGCCACCGCAGACTCAGTACAATCCGGATAAGACATCGGAGTTTGTGATCAAGATTTTACAGTTCCTGGTGCCCTTGTTAATCTTGGGTTTAGCCTTTGCTGTCCGTCATTTTACCAAGAAAGAGTAG